In one Sesamum indicum cultivar Zhongzhi No. 13 linkage group LG12, S_indicum_v1.0, whole genome shotgun sequence genomic region, the following are encoded:
- the LOC105175702 gene encoding phospho-N-acetylmuramoyl-pentapeptide-transferase homolog gives MHSHAVCTTNNRDLNHIGFLAHTFSRSRQPTSLLSSDCRNIYRCSYFGRKLLKSRVRGHGFRVRRGVLRVCAMDDDSVGVSSLDDWGDSNRAVEYMFSSSEGEDSDGEIILQPITDVDLPTSKEQFLPSDDSITVTAHRLATLGRTRKRRKTVYGVMNNVGLISFSTLLLLLVDQCAWRIVRLPLAPFHLMRPFLISVVLVSCAGYICVPLFRMLKLQSIVRKEEPTQHSCKKGTPTMGGLYFVPIGLLVAEVLLNFSSTEVSGAAAATVVFAAIGLLDDLLSINNCNHGLPGWMRILLEVAAGTWFSYWLYTTDISTPYSMKMVIPLPAPLGLVCLGKFYPVLTSFCFVSMTNGIDLTDGLDGLTAGTAALAFIGMSIVALPICSDLSIFGASMAGACVGFLFHNRYRASIFMGDTGALALGGALAAMASCTGMFFPLFISSGVFVLEALSVIIQVSLFKATKFFRQRGYRLSQVAPLRHHIELFGIKEPTIVAAAYVVSCVLILCAAYVGLTSA, from the exons ATGCACTCTCATGCTGTATGTACCACGAATAATAGAGATCTCAATCATATAGGATTTCTTGCTCATACTTTCTCTCGTTCAAGGCAACCAACATCGCTCCTTTCATCTGATTGCCGGAACATCTATCGCTGTTCTTATTTTGGTCGCAAG TTATTGAAATCACGGGTTCGAGGACATGGGTTTCGCGTGCGCCGTGGAGTTCTTCGTGTTTGCGCCATGGATGAT GACTCAGTGGGTGTTTCCTCACTCGATGACTGGGGGGACAGTAACAGAGCTGTTGAATATATGTTTTCATCAAGCGAAGGTGAAGATAGTGATGGGGAAATCATTTTACAGCCAATAACTGATGTTGATTTGCCTACCTCAAAAGAACAATTTCTTCCATCTGATGACTCCATAACTGTGACTGCACATAGGCTTGCAACGCTTGGTAGAACACGGAAGAGAAGAAA GACTGTTTATGGAGTCATGAATAATGTTGGACTAATATCATTCTCAACACTCCTACTTTTACTTGTGGATCAGTGTGCATGGCGAATCGTGAGATTGCCTCTTGCACCATTCCACTTGATGCGGCCATTTCTGATATCTGTAGTGTTAGTGTCTTGTGCTGGTTATATTTGTGTCCCGTTATTTCGTATGTTGAAGCTTCAGTCCATAGTTAGGAAAGAGGAACCCACTCAACACTCTTGTAAGAAAGGAACCCCAACGATGGGTGGATTGTATTTTGTACCAATCGGTCTACTTGTTGCAGAAGTTCTACTAAATTTTTCTTCCACCGAAGTTTCtggagcagcagcagcaactgTTGTGTTTGCTGCAATTGGGCTATTGGATGATTTATTGAGTATCAACAATTGTAATCATGGTCTACCTGGTTGGATGAGAATTTTGTTGGAG GTAGCTGCTGGGACATGGTTTTCCTATTGGTTATACACAACAGACATATCAACACCCTACAGCAT GAAAATGGTGATTCCTTTACCAGCACCATTGGGCCTCGTTTGCCTCGGAAAATTTTACCCAGTCTTGACTTCATTCTGTTTTGTTTCGATGACAAATGGAATTGATTTAACTGATGGGCTTGATGGATTGACTGCCGGGACTGCTGCTTTAGCATTTATTGGAATGTCAATTGTGGCTCTTCCAATATGTTCTG ACCTTTCTATATTTGGAGCATCAATGGCTGGAGCATGTGTTGGCTTTCTTTTCCATAACCGGTACAGAGCATCTATATTCATGGGTGATACAGGAGCATTGGCTTTAGGTGGGGCTCTTGCTGCAATGGCTTCTTGTACGGGAATGTTTTTCCCCCTGTTCATTTCATCAGGAGTATTTGTCTTGGAAGCCCTTTCAGTTATTATACAG GTATCCTTATTCAAGGCAACCAAATTTTTCCGGCAAAGGGGCTATAGGTTGTCGCAAGTGGCACCTCTCCGTCACCACATTGAGTTATTTGGAATTAAAGAACCAACCATTGTTGCGGCTGCATATGTTGTCTCATGTGTGTTGATCTTATGTGCGGCGTATGTTGGTCTTACTTCAGCATGA
- the LOC105175703 gene encoding la-related protein 6A isoform X2, whose protein sequence is MEQPQGHAGIPIPTPTYSSPVSDHDEDHPDISPVGSPDLTESDNPPPSDQPHSSALSDDLRLKIIKQVEYYFSDENLPNDKFLLKYVTKNVEGYVPIGVIASFRKMKKLTRDTSVIVAALKESALLVVSSNGKRVKRLHPLPLAEVKDPMVCTVLVENLPEDHSLENLRRVFGEAGNIKNITIRDPHDGRGPKKCTVAEKLISGKLHALVEYDSVEAAEKAVATLNNEQDWRYGLRVKLLKKLNKPGQKKKMWRESETEKCSTVQTSEPAGNEENHYTSEQHDDSHEEEDVEHLSRKENGVHLPKEKNGQRGGNRGRGRRQKYHGTNGHGHGTQYSSHGIEPTKPPPGPRMPDGTRGFALGRGRPLATS, encoded by the exons ATGGAACAACCCCAAGGGCATGCTGGGATCCCAATCCCAACCCCTACCTATTCATCTCCCGTCTCCGATCACGATGAAGATCATCCTGATATCTCGCCTGTCGGCTCCCCTGACCTCACCGAATCTGACAACCCACCGCCCTCAGATCAGCCCCACTCTTCTGCACTCTCCGATGATCTTCGCCTCAAGATTATCAAGCAG GTCGAGTATTACTTCAGTGATGAAAATCTGCCAAATGACaagtttttgttgaaatatgTTACAAAAAATGTAGAAGGATACG TTCCCATTGGAGTTATTGcctcttttagaaaaatgaagaagctTACAAGAGACACGTCAGTCATTGTGGCTGCACTGAAGGAATCTGCTCTTCTT GTTGTTAGTTCCAACGGAAAAAGGGTGAAGCGCCTTCATCCTCTTCCATTAGCTGAGGTCAAGGATCCGATG GTATGCACTGTGCTGGTGGAGAATCTACCAGAGGATCATTCATTAGAGAACCTTCGTCGAGTGTTTGGTGAAGCTGGAAA CATAAAGAATATTACCATCCGTGACCCACATGATGGTAGAGGGCCAAAAAAGTGCACGGTAGCGGAGAAGCTGATAAGCGGGAAG TTGCATGCTCTTGTGGAGTACGACAGTGTGGAGGCTGCAGAGAAAGCT GTGGCCACTTTAAACAATGAACAAGATTGGAGATATGGGTTGCGGGTTAAGCTTCTCAAAAAATTG AATAAGCCAGGgcagaagaaaaaaatgtggaGAGAGTCGGAGACTGAGAAGTGTAGTACTGTGCAAACGTCTGAGCCAGCTGGGAATGAGGAGAACCACTATACAAGTGAACAACATGATGATTCACACGAAGAGGAG GATGTGGAACatttatcaagaaaagaaaacggGGTGCATTTGCctaaagagaaaaatgggcAGAGAGGTGGAAACCGAGGACGTGGAAGGCGACAGAAGTACCACGGCACAAATGGACATG GACACGGAACACAATATTCATCTCATGGTATTGAGCCGACAAAGCCGCCACCAGGCCCAAGAATGCCCGATGGAACCAGAGGATTCGCCCTGGGCCGGGGAAGGCCTCTAGCCACCAGCTAG
- the LOC105175703 gene encoding la-related protein 6A isoform X1, translated as MEQPQGHAGIPIPTPTYSSPVSDHDEDHPDISPVGSPDLTESDNPPPSDQPHSSALSDDLRLKIIKQVEYYFSDENLPNDKFLLKYVTKNVEGYVPIGVIASFRKMKKLTRDTSVIVAALKESALLVVSSNGKRVKRLHPLPLAEVKDPMVCTVLVENLPEDHSLENLRRVFGEAGNIKNITIRDPHDGRGPKKCTVAEKLISGKLHALVEYDSVEAAEKAVATLNNEQDWRYGLRVKLLKKLNKPGQKKKMWRESETEKCSTVQTSEPAGNEENHYTSEQHDDSHEEEKSLNVNSLENQLDFILGSIEDVEHLSRKENGVHLPKEKNGQRGGNRGRGRRQKYHGTNGHGHGTQYSSHGIEPTKPPPGPRMPDGTRGFALGRGRPLATS; from the exons ATGGAACAACCCCAAGGGCATGCTGGGATCCCAATCCCAACCCCTACCTATTCATCTCCCGTCTCCGATCACGATGAAGATCATCCTGATATCTCGCCTGTCGGCTCCCCTGACCTCACCGAATCTGACAACCCACCGCCCTCAGATCAGCCCCACTCTTCTGCACTCTCCGATGATCTTCGCCTCAAGATTATCAAGCAG GTCGAGTATTACTTCAGTGATGAAAATCTGCCAAATGACaagtttttgttgaaatatgTTACAAAAAATGTAGAAGGATACG TTCCCATTGGAGTTATTGcctcttttagaaaaatgaagaagctTACAAGAGACACGTCAGTCATTGTGGCTGCACTGAAGGAATCTGCTCTTCTT GTTGTTAGTTCCAACGGAAAAAGGGTGAAGCGCCTTCATCCTCTTCCATTAGCTGAGGTCAAGGATCCGATG GTATGCACTGTGCTGGTGGAGAATCTACCAGAGGATCATTCATTAGAGAACCTTCGTCGAGTGTTTGGTGAAGCTGGAAA CATAAAGAATATTACCATCCGTGACCCACATGATGGTAGAGGGCCAAAAAAGTGCACGGTAGCGGAGAAGCTGATAAGCGGGAAG TTGCATGCTCTTGTGGAGTACGACAGTGTGGAGGCTGCAGAGAAAGCT GTGGCCACTTTAAACAATGAACAAGATTGGAGATATGGGTTGCGGGTTAAGCTTCTCAAAAAATTG AATAAGCCAGGgcagaagaaaaaaatgtggaGAGAGTCGGAGACTGAGAAGTGTAGTACTGTGCAAACGTCTGAGCCAGCTGGGAATGAGGAGAACCACTATACAAGTGAACAACATGATGATTCACACGAAGAGGAG AAGTCCCTCAATGTAAACAGTTTGGAGAATCAACTTGACTTCATACTGGGAAGTATAGAG GATGTGGAACatttatcaagaaaagaaaacggGGTGCATTTGCctaaagagaaaaatgggcAGAGAGGTGGAAACCGAGGACGTGGAAGGCGACAGAAGTACCACGGCACAAATGGACATG GACACGGAACACAATATTCATCTCATGGTATTGAGCCGACAAAGCCGCCACCAGGCCCAAGAATGCCCGATGGAACCAGAGGATTCGCCCTGGGCCGGGGAAGGCCTCTAGCCACCAGCTAG
- the LOC105175725 gene encoding ornithine carbamoyltransferase, chloroplastic, with protein sequence MFGNIGRESHYNSPHSTISICILSQFTLTYPPTHSLRAYPLEINGGVSSPDSASLSSTSWRSRAAQNLHRFSGVSIAAPAIRRRVSCQAVSSAPSSSVDAKAKAGLKDFLHISDFDKDTILKILDRAKEVKELIKSGERTYLPCKGKTMAMIFAKPSMRTRVSFETGFYLLGGHALYLGPDDIQMGKREETRDVARVLSRYNDIIMARVFAHQDILDLAKYATVPVINGLTDYNHPCQIMADALTMIEHIGRLEGTKVVYVGDGNNIVHSWLMLASVIPFHFVCACPRGFEPDARTAKKAIRAGVSKIEITNDPKEAVKGADVVYTDVWASMGQKEEAEYRRKVFQGFQVDEELMELAGPKAYFMHCLPAERGVEVTDGVIEAPNSIVFPQAENRMHAQNAIMLHALGL encoded by the exons ATGTTTGGTAATATA GGAAGAGAGAGTCACTATAACTCTCCACACTCCACCATCTCAATCTGCATTCTGTCACAATTCACATTGACCTACCCACCCACTCACTCACTGAGAGCGTACCCACTCGAAATCAATGGCGGCGTTTCCTCACCTGACTCAGCTTCTCTCTCTTCAACCTCTTGGCGTTCTCGCGCCGCTCAGAACCTCCACAGATTCAGCGGCGTCTCAATAGCCGCTCCTGCAATCCGTCGACGAGTCTCGTGCCAGGCTGTTTCTTCCGCGCCTTCGTCTTCTGTTGATGCAAAGG cCAAAGCAGGTCTTAAGGATTTTCTTCACATTAGTGATTTTGACAAGGACACCATTTTGAAGATCTTAGACAGAGCCAAGGAGGTTAAGGAACTAATTAAATCAGGAGAGAGGACATATCTGCCGTGTAAAGGGAAAACTATGGCAATGATATTTGCCAAGCCGTCTATGAGAACGAGAGTTTCATTTGAGACTGGGTTTTATTTGCTCGGAGGGCATGCCCTATACTTGGGACCTGATGATATTCAGATGGGTAAGCGGGAGGAAACACGTGATGTTGCTCGTGTTCTCTCTCGCTATAATGATATCATTATGGCTAGAGTTTTTGCTCATCAG GATATTTTAGATCTTGCTAAGTATGCCACTGTCCCTGTGATCAATGGCTTAACAGACTACAACCATCCTTGTCAGATTATGGCTGATGCACTCACAATGATTGAACACATTGGTCGACTGGAGGGTACAAAG GTTGTGTATGTGGGTGATGGAAACAATATTGTGCATTCCTGGCTGATGTTGGCATCCGTCATTCCTTTTCACTTTGTTTGTGCCTGCCCTAGAGGTTTTGAACCTGATGCAAGGACAGCTAAGAAAGCAATAAGGGCTGGAGTCAGCAAAATAGAAATAACTAATGATCCAAAGGAAGCTGTAAAGGGTGCTGATGTTGTCTATACAGATGTTTGGGCTAGCATGGGGCAGAAAGAAGAAGCTGAATATCGCCGCAAAGTTTTTCAAGGATTCCAG GTGGACGAGGAGCTAATGGAACTGGCTGGTCCAAAAGCTTATTTTATGCACTGTTTACCTGCCGAAAGAGGTGTTGAGGTTACTGATGGTGTCATAGAAGCCCCAAACTCTATTGTCTTCCCCCAAGCTGAGAACCGGATGCATGCTCAAAACGCTATCATGCTTCACGCACTTGGCTTGTAA
- the LOC105175704 gene encoding uncharacterized protein LOC105175704: MLLKSAKCVWASVFLLLLAASSATALVEDGSLVNGDFETPPSGGFSSGAGISDGTATIPSWKTNGTVELVESGQKQGGMILIVPQGAHAVRLGNDAEISQEVKVEKGSLYSVTFSAARTCAQLESLNVSVPPASQTIDLQTLYSVQGWDSYAWAFQAEEEDVRVVFRNPGMEDDPTCGPIIDDIAIKKLFVPDKPKDNAVVNGDFEEGPWMYRNESLGVLLPTNLDEETSSLPGWIVESNRAVRYIDSYHFNVPGGKRAIELLSGKEGIISQMVETKPNKPYRLTFSLGNAGDACKQPLAVMAFAGDQAQNIHYTPDSNSTFQTAILNFTSKAERTRVAFYSVYYNTRTDDMSSLCGPVVDDVRVEQSGSIRVGFGKLGLILILGYQLLVVVMLAMPY, from the exons ATGTTATTGAAGTCAGCAAAATGCGTATGGGCTTCAGTTTTTCTGCTTCTCTTGGCTGCTTCCTCAGCTACTGCACTGGTTGAAGATG GCTCGCTCGTGAATGGTGATTTCGAGACTCCTCCTTCTGGAGGCTTCTCCTCCGGCGCCGGAATTTCTGATGGCACCGCCACAATCCCGAGCTGGAAAACAAACGGCACGGTGGAGCTGGTTGAATCGGGGCAGAAACAAGGCGGTATGATACTCATTGTGCCACAGGGTGCACATGCGGTGCGCCTCGGCAATGACGCTGAGATCAGCCAGGAAGTCAAGGTGGAGAAAGGCTCGCTGTACTCCGTCACGTTCAGTGCGGCTCGCACGTGCGCACAGCTAGAGTCACTCAATGTGTCTGTTCCTCCCGCATCGCAGACCATTGATCTGCAGACTCTCTACAGTGTCCAGGGGTGGGATTCCTACGCGTGGGCCTTCCAggcggaggaggaggatgTGCGGGTGGTGTTCAGGAACCCCGGGATGGAGGACGATCCCACTTGTGGGCCAATCATTGATGACATAGCAATCAAGAAGCTCTTTGTTCCTGATAAGCCAAAAG ATAATGCTGTTGTTAATGGAGACTTTGAAGAAGGGCCATGGATGTACAGAAACGAGTCGCTCGGCGTACTGCTTCCCACAAACCTGGATGAAGAGACGTCCTCGCTGCCCGGTTGGATAGTGGAATCAAACAGAGCAGTCCGCTACATCGACTCGTACCATTTCAACGTCCCTGGGGGAAAAAGAGCCATTGAATTGCTTTCGGGAAAGGAAGGGATTATCTCACAGATGGTGGAAACAAAGCCCAACAAGCCTTACAGACTGACGTTTTCACTGGGGAACGCAGGGGACGCCTGCAAGCAGCCGCTCGCCGTGATGGCATTTGCTGGTGATCAGGCCCAGAACATACACTACACTCCGGATTCAAACTCTACATTCCAAACAGCAATCCTCAACTTCACCTCCAAGGCAGAGAGGACCCGCGTTGCCTTCTACAGTGTGTATTACAACACGAGAACTGATGACATGAGCTCGTTATGTGGTCCGGTGGTGGATGATGTTAGAGTTGAGCAGTCGGGATCAATCAGAGTTGGATTTGGGAAACTGGGATTGATCTTGATTTTGGGCTACCAATTGCTGGTTGTGGTGATGCTTGCTATGCCTTACTGA
- the LOC105175705 gene encoding prefoldin subunit 6, giving the protein MAAVKELQRDLENKANDLNKLQKDIAKNHQVRKKYTIQLGENELVLKELDLLNEEANVYKLIGPVLVKQDLAEANANVRKRIDYISAELKRLDATLQDLEEKQNSKKEAIFKLQQRIQALQAGKGKA; this is encoded by the exons ATGGCCGCTGTCAAGGAGTTGCAGCGCGACCTAGAGAACAAGGCCAATGATCTCAACAAGCTTCAGAAAG ATATAGCGAAGAATCACCAAGTCAGAAAGAAATACACTATTCAGCTTGGTGAAAACGAGCTTGTTCTCAAG GAACTGGATCTGTTGAATGAGGAAGCCAATGTGTACAAATTGATTGGGCCAGTACTAGTGAAACAGGACTTGGCTGAGGCAAATGCCAATGTCCGCAAGCGGATTGATTACATCTCTGCCGAATT GAAGCGTTTAGATGCCACTCTTCAAGATTTAGAAGAAAAGCAAAACAGCAAGAAAGAAGCG ATTTTCAAGCTACAACAAAGAATTCAGGCTCTGCAGGCTGGAAAAGGCAAGGCATAA
- the LOC105175707 gene encoding potassium channel KAT3 — MPFSCSNNFLRRFCVEEFRMSTATESGFFSSDLIPSLGARINRATKLRKYIISPFDPRYRAWEMFLILLVIYSAWISPFEFAFLPYKQDALFIIDNIVNCFFAVDIVLTFFVAYLDSQSYLLIDDPRKIAIRYLSTWFLFDVCSTVPFQALCILFTDHNGELGFKLLSMLRLWRLRRVSALFARLEKDIRFNYFWTRCTKLVSVTLFAVHCAGCFNYMIADRYPDPERTWIGAVYPNFKQLSLWDRYVTAIYWSIVTLTTTGYGDLHAENPREMLFGIFYMLFNLGLTSYLIGNMTNLVVHWTSRTRNFRDTVRSASEFVKRNQLPPRIQDQLLSHICLKFKTEGLKQQETLNGLPKAIRCTIAHYLFYPVVQNVNLFHGVSQDFLFQLVPELEAEYYPPREDVILQNEAPTDAYILVSGAVDFVAKISGRDQIVGKASAGEIFGEIGVLCGGPQPFGVRTTEISQILRLNKTTFLNILHGNPEDERCVMNNLFLKLKAYRGFDIEGQQDPSLILKNWFDGEPKGDCSTVTGDQGANPQKQEASAHTTNSRFTTTKQSRSRDTKESEIDENSSAEDGQTALHVAVQQGHLEMVKLLLERGANVNKPDERGWTPKALAEKHPNKGIYDLILNYDNEKKLDGPTNYATNHHREHNYVSACSSAYPTGVEHIKSAKKRVTIHMKSHQNKHSGKQLARLIILPDSLEELLKIAGQKFGDDSLTSVVNADNAEIDDLSVIRDGDHLFLLSSQCEGGV; from the exons ATGCCGTTTTCGTGTTCCAACAACTTCCTACGACGCTTCTGCGTAGAGGAGTTTCGCATGAGCACGGCAACAGAAAGTGGCTTCTTCTCCAGCGATCTTATTCCGTCCCTTGGAGCTCGAATCAATCGAGCAACAAAGCTCCGGAAATACATAATTTCCCCATTCGACCCTCGCTATAG GGCTTGGGAGATGTTTCTGATTCTCCTGGTCATCTATTCAGCCTGGATCTCTCCTTTTGAGTTTGCATTTCTGCCTTACAAGCAAGATGCTTTGTTCATCATTGACAACATTGTCAACTGCTTCTTTGCTGTTGATATTGTTCTGACCTTCTTTGTAGCATACCTTGACAGCCAGTCATATCTTCTGATCGACGACCCCAGAAAAATTGCTATAAG GTATCTATCAACCTGGTTCCTTTTTGATGTGTGCTCAACAGTACCATTTCAAGCTCTCTGCATCCTCTTCACAGATCACAACGGTGAACTGGGTTTTAAATTGCTAAGCATGCTACGACTATGGCGGCTCAGACGAGTCAGCGCCCTGTTTGCGAG GCTTGAAAAGGATATCCGGTTTAACTATTTCTGGACTCGCTGCACAAAACTCGTATCC GTGACTCTGTTCGCTGTGCATTGTGCCGGGTGCTTCAACTATATGATTGCCGACAGATATCCTGATCCAGAAAGAACCTGGATTGGTGCTGTCTATCCTAATTTCAAACAGCTGAGCCTGTGGGACAGATATGTGACTGCAATTTATTGGTCTATTGTAACTCTAACTACCACTGGTTATGGGGACTTGCACGCCGAAAACCCAAGAGAGATGCTCTTTGGTATTTTTTACATGCTATTCAACCTGGGATTGACATCTTATCTCATAGGAAACATGACCAACCTTGTAGTCCATTGGACCAGCCGCACCAGAAACTTT AGAGATACTGTTCGTTCTGCATCAGAGTTCGTGAAAAGGAACCAGTTGCCCCCAAGAATCCAAGACCAACTTCTGTCTCATATATGTCTCAAATTCAAGACAGAAGGATTAAAACAGCAAGAAACCCTCAACGGCCTGCCCAAAGCCATTCGTTGCACCATTGCACATTATCTCTTCTACCCTGTTGTTCAGAATGTCAATCTCTTCCATGGGGTTTCTCAGGACTTCCTTTTCCAACTG GTACCAGAACTGGAAGCTGAGTACTACCCTCCCAGAGAAGACGTGATTCTACAGAATGAGGCTCCAACTGACGCATATATACTAGTCTCAGGAGCAGTG GATTTTGTTGCGAAGATCAGTGGGCGTGATCAA ATAGTGGGAAAGGCTTCTGCAGGAGAGATTTTTGGGGAAATTGGGGTTTTATGTGGTGGGCCTCAACCATTTGGTGTTCGTACCActgaaatttctcaaatactACGGCTGAACAAGACCACGTTTCTCAACATTCTTCACGGAAACCCAGAAGATGAGCGCTGTGTTATGAACAACCTTTTCCTG AAACTGAAAGCATACAGAGGTTTCGACATTGAGGGCCAACAGGATCCAAGTCTTATCCTGAAAAATTGGTTCGATGGAGAACCTAAAGGAGACTGCAGTACAGTTACTGGAGATCAAGGGGCAAATCCACAGAAACAGGAAGCAAGTGCACATACGACCAATTCACGATTTACGACGACAAAGCAATCAAGAAGTCGTGATACCAAAGAAAGTGAAATTGATGAGAATTCATCTGCTGAGGATGGCCAAACAGCTCTTCACGTTGCTGTTCAACAGGGGCATCTTGAAATGGTCAAACTTTTGCTGGAAAGAGGAGCAAATGTGAACAAACCAGACGAGAGAGGTTGGACGCCAAAAGCATTAGCAGAAAAACATCCAAACAAAGGCATATATGATCTCATACTTAACTATGATAACGAAAAGAAACTAGATGGGCCCACCAATTACGCGACAAATCATCACAGGGAACATAATTATGTCAGCGCATGCAGTTCTGCTTATCCAACTGGCGTAGAACATATAAAGTCAGCGAAGAAGAGAGTCACCATTCACATGAAGTCTCACCAGAATAAACATTCAGGAAAGCAGCTCGCCAGGCTAATAATTTTACCTGATTCCTTAGAAGAGCTGCTCAAAATAGCAG GTCAAAAATTTGGGGATGACAGTCTTACAAGTGTAGTAAATGCAGACAATGCAGAAATAGACGACTTAAGTGTAATACGAGATGGTGATCATCTCTTTCTGTTGTCAAGCCAATGCGAAGGTGGAGTATGA